The following DNA comes from Watersipora subatra chromosome 8, tzWatSuba1.1, whole genome shotgun sequence.
TTAACGAATCGGCATTagagattggcaggtgtaataaatatgttgcACTATTCCATTGTATAGCATTGTGACCACATGACCTACTGGTTTAGTacgcctgtctgcagacctggaggtttAAATCTTCTGCAAAGCAGattttcatatttaaaattatatatgtatggcCGATGTGAGAAAGACCTGACAGCTACAAATTTGGTACAAGTCTTTTCTGACGCTacgtaacataaactttgattTTAAATATAAGGATTTTAGCTTATTATACGCACTTGAagataagttttaatctttgaCTAAACATAGCTAAATaaactaaatttaatttttgttttggcttaactttttattatctgtttctggtttttaCGCCTTGcttttgctataacttatagtgAGTCTTTTAAAAACGTTCCAAAAATTTTAGTCCATTTTCAATGGCGAAGCGAAAGGGATGCCACATTGAAAAACATCCTGGAAAACTTTGTGCTTGATCATTTGTTgccctaatttatatataactctcTGCCTTTGTTGTACTTTGTCTTTTTTAAAAGGAGCTATGTTAAGATTTGATTGGCAAATTTAGATCTAATATTGCGAAATTCGAAGCTCTATATTGGTGGTGAAAATAGGAAGAAGGCAATGCTTGCCTTTGAATTAAACAAGAAATTATTTACACACatgagaaaacattttcagatcaactgttttaaactttactaaGCTGCTAAACAGTTATTTAAGTACTGCGTTTCCGAGCTTCTAGTAAGTTCAGAAGTGCCAGCTGCCGATGAATTTGCACCCTATCATTTTAACAATTCATCTTGCACTATTGATCTTTCCAAGTTTCGCGATGTATCGCATCCAAACTTGCTGAAATCGACTCTCATTCCGGGCATGGTCACGTTTCAATCCATGAATAGTCGATTAGTTGTACTAACAAACTCATTATTTTATCATTCTCATACGAGCAACCCATCCTTGGCATGCAAATGTTGATGTAAGGGCAAAGGTCAAGCAGAAATGGTAGTGAGTAGCAGTGAAACATTTTTGTAGCAGGGAGCCACGTGGTTTCACACGCTAAGCTATCCCTTTCACCGGGATAGCTTAGCCGAGTGTTATTGATTCGGATCCATCAGCAATGAAAGTTTCTTTGTTGAAGTACTCTCACAGCAAGTGCCTTTGGATAAATTTTGTGTTCAATGAAATGGCATTGAATGGATTTTACCGTTTTCATGATTTGGAGCCGAACCAACTCCAAAACCCATTCGAATCATGTAAACCCAGTGATGGTGAAGAAAAAATTTGAGGTAAAAAGGCCAAGACAAAGGGAAGAGGGGAGGACAAAGGGAAGAGGGGACGACAAAGGGAAGAGGGGAGACAAAGGGAAGAGGGGACGACAAAGGGAAGAGGGGAGACAAAGGGAAGAGGGGACGACAAAGGGAAGAGGGGAGACAAAGGGAAGAGGGGACGACAAAGGGAAGAGGGGAGGACAAAGGGAAGAGGGGACGACAAAGGGAAGAGGGGAGACAAAGGGAAGAGGGGACGACAAAGGGAAGAGGGGAGGACAAAGGGAAGAGGGGACGACAAAGGGAAGAGGGGAGACAAAGGGAAGAGGGGACGACAAAGGGAAGAGGGGAGACAAAGGGAAGAGGGGAGGACAAAGGGAAGAGGGGACGACAAAGGGAAGAGGGGAGACAAAGGGAAGAGGGGAGGACGAAGGGAAGAGGGGAGGACAAAGGTGGATGACAAAGGAGGGAGGACAAAGGATGGTGAAGAAAAAAATTTGAGGTAAAAAGGCCAAGACAAAGGGAAGAGGGGAAGTTGTGTATAATAattcaaattgaaaatttaaatataaaaacaagaaagccagttttgttaattttccctttaattaatgtatatatatacgctaGAGTTGCTCGGTGCCTCCATCAAGTCCTTCACCTTTTTAGTCCTTGTATTTCTAGAATAGCATTTTAATTAGTCTACTTTTAACAAACATAGGCCTATAAGCTGACTCTAGGAACCTcttttttgattaaaattttatgaGAATTTCAGTTGAGTCAGTTTACGTACTTGCAACCAACCGCAGGAATTTTAGGCAAAATAGCAATTCAGCTATAATATAGCCTCTAGAATTAAATGCCATGTTCCAGCAATTCTATgctatgtatgcatgtacatatttgTGTTTATATACCTGGCCATTTTTTTGCTAATTGATATCAGTAGTTTTGTCAAATTAAAAAGTTGCTATGTAATACCGCAGACGCCCCTACAACGAAAATAATCCATTCTGAGAGCATTTATGTTATAgcgattttatgttatacgaacatgtaaatagcctaatcCATCCCAAGGTTTTCCCATACTCATCTACCTGGCCCTTCAAAATGACAAAACATAAACATGACTTTTTACTTTAACGACTGTGCGGTAACTTTGGCATTATCGGTTTTGTATTAACAACTTTTTCTTGTTTCTTCTCACATACACCTGGTCTAGGGTCCATAATGATGGAAATTGTGCATTAGGTTGAGACGAGTGCACACCTTCAAGgtcaatttaaataaatttttcctGTGTTTTTTTTCATAACAAGGTCTATGCTGccaaagaaaaaatattgtataatttGTGTAACataaggttgaaaaatataaaacacaTCCTCTAGGTATACATCATTTTTCCCAAGTTTAGCTAGtgagaaaacaatatttaaagGCTAATTATAGGCGTCTTGGTGTTCAactcaaatttgagaactcgcaGTGACTTGacgctttacattatatggcaTTACATACATAATACGATGCGAAAAGTTTCTATAAATTCTCTACATTAAGTGGAATTTAGGTATACGTTACAGCGGTGTCTACCGAATGTTAGTTTTTTTGAAGATGATCAATTACTAAGACCTTTTTAGCCGTTGTTTATACTAGCAGCAGTCTAGTACTTCAACATGCCAGCCAATATAGATGTCTATGTTTTGTAGGAAATATTTGTCGCTCTCCGACAGCTGAGGCTGTGATGAGACACGTCATAAGTTAAGCAGGCACAACCTCTCAGGTTAGCTATTCTCTTTCTCAGTAAATTAATTTTGCTGTCTAGTTGGTCATAATTCATCTAACACTTGTCCTGATGCCACCTAAAGCATTAATTGTGAAGGAATGAAAGTTTGAAATATCCGTGGAGTTTCAATGTTAGCTGGGTGACAGTACAGACTGAATGTAAATCTCAGTTGAATCTCAGTCGACCGTGCTTGCCGTGTCAATCAAGTGGACATTTGCTGTTAACTGAGAGCAGTGTCACTCCGATAGACACTGTCTGCCAGCTGACAAGTAGTGTCAGTTGGTTGACAGATTTCGCTCGGTGTTACCATTATGTAAGTGTCAGTTGTTTGATTGACAGTGCCAATCTGCTGGCCATTGATCGTCAGCTTGCTGGCAGTGTCAAAGGTTGGTTAAATGAAGCTTTGTATAAATAGGTTATTCAGGATGAATTCCTTGCATTTTTTTGTTGCTCTAAGTTTCTTGAAAAAGTTGTTAGTGTTTTTTATGTAATCACTCCAAATAACTTTTACTGAGATTCTAGCTGTGCATGGAGTGAGATTGTTTGATGTCTAAATTTTTATAGATCTTTTTTTAGTGGCCAGTGGATAGCTGTGGGACTGCGGGTTATCATATTGGGGGCGCACCAGATGAAAGAGCTCAGGCAGAGCTTGCTAAACATGGAATTACGACAATGCATCGTGGGCGGCAGGTGAGCTGCGAGCTTGTTAGGTTTGGTGAGAGTTGGTCATTTTAGGGTTTTGGCTCTTTTCATGAGCTAGTGCGAAAGTTGTGAATTCAAGTTTGAGGGCATGTTTGTGAGTCTCGTAAGATTCTTGGGAAAGCATGTATCAAATGCTGGCTGTCCTATGATTTTACCATTAAACCTTTGCCTCACCACCTGCTAAGATATTTGTGTTCAAAATACTTCCACAGTCTACGACACTGTGAAAAGTGTTAATTCTATCTCCATGGAAACTGGTAGTAACATGATAGCAAAATGGCTTTAGTGTGGTTCATTCAAAGTTGTCATACCCCTCATCTTAGCAACGCTTTCATATACGCGTCAAACATTTCAAGTCACACAATCTTTTCTGTATTGAGAGCGCCATTCATCTGTCGGAGACCATGGTTGGAGGTTCAGAGAAAAGAGATTTTATTTTAGACTGAGAACGGTGGACCAACATTCTAACAACTGCACCCATCGACCACTTAATGGCGTTTcggaataattgtatgtatagctattacacttgacaatctctcacgacGCACTGACCAGCATACTAATAGGATATAACATCGGGTCAACTCTAATAGACAGTAACAATGTAGTAACAGTGTAGTACATGATAGCGATGAAACGAAGGTTAAAGCGTTAGTAATACATTGGTGATGTCATCAATCCAAATAGTTGGTATTCGGTATTGAAACATCTATCTAATAAGAATTGCCAGATGATTTTGATGTACAGGTTTTTTTCATGAACGTGACCAATCCGAAGTTGGTTAACAATTGAAAACTTTTGAGCAGATGGCTCTCGGAAAATAATTTATGGTAAAGGTTAAAGTCCATTGGGTGTTTCTTATTAGCTGTTTCAGTAATAGATACACATACAcgggtctgtgttagatacacatacacgggtctgtgttagatacacatacacgggtctgtgttagatacacatacacgggtctgtgttagatacacatacacgggtctgtgttagatacacatacatgggtctgtgttagatacacatacacgggtctgtgttagatacacatacatgggtctgtgttagatacacatacacgggtctgtgttagatacacatacatgggtctgtgttagatacacatacacgggtctgtgttagatacacatacatgggtctgtgttagatacacatacatgggtctgtgttagatactcatacatgggtctgtgttagatactcatacatgggtctgtgttagatactcatacacgggtctgtgttagatatacatacatgggtctgtgttagatacacatacacgggtctgtgttagatacacatacatgggtctgtgttagatacacatacacgggtctgtgttagatacacatacatgggtctgtgttagatacacatacacgggtctgtgttagatacacatacatgggtctgtgttagatactcatacatgtgtctgtgttagatacacatacatgggtctgtgttagatacacatacatgtgtctgtgttagatacacatacatgggtctgtgttagatacacatacatgtgtctgtgttagatacacatacacgggtctgtgttagatacacatacatgggtctgtgttagatactcatacatgggtctgtgttagatacacatacatgggTCTGTATTAGATACTCATACATGGGTCagtgttagatacacatacacgggtctgtgttagatacacatacatgggtctgtgttagatacacatacacaGGTCTGTGCTAGATACTCATAcatgggtctgtgttagatactcatacatgtgtctgtgttagatactcatacatgtgtctgtgttagatacacatacatgggtctgtgttagatactcATACATGTGTCTGtattagatacacatacatgtgtctgtgttagatacacatgcatgggtctgtgttagatacacatacatgtgtctgtgttagatacacatacatgggtctgtgttagatacacatacatgtgtctgtgttagatacacatacacgggtctgtgttagatacacatacatgggtctgtgttagatactcatacatgggtctgtgttagatacacatacatgggtctgtgttagatacacatacatgtgtctgtgttagatacacatacacgggtctgtgttagatacacatacatgggtctgtgttagatacacatacacgggtctgtgttagatacacatacatgggtctgtgttagatacacatacacgggtctgtgttagatacgcatacatgggtctgtgttagatacacatacacgggtctgtgttagatacacatacatgggtctgtgttagatactcatacatgtgtctgtgttagatacacatacatgggtctgtgttagatacacatacatgtgtctgtgttagatacacatacatgggtctgtgttagatacacatacatgtgtctgtgttagatacacatacacGGGTCTGTtttagatacacatacatgggtctgtgttagatactcatacatgggtctgtgttagatacacatacatgggTCTGTATTAGATACTCATACATGGGTCagtgttagatacacatacacgggtctgtgttagatacacatacatgggtctgtgttagatactcatacatgggtctgtgttagatactcATACATGTGTCTGTATTAGATACACATACACaggtctgtgttagatacacatacatgggtctgtgttagatactcatacatgtgtctgtgttagatactcatacatgggtctgtgttagatacacatgcatgggtctgtgttagatacacatacacaggtctgtgttagatacacatacatgggtctgtgttagatactcatacatgtgtctgtgttagatactcatacatgggtctgtgttagatacacatgcatgggtctgtgttagatacacatacacaggtctgtgttagatacacatacatgggtctgtgttagatacacatacacaGGTCTGTGCTAGATACTCATAcatgggtctgtgttagatactcatacatgtgtctgtgttagatactcatacatgtgtctgtgttagatacacatacatgggtctgtgttagatactcAT
Coding sequences within:
- the LOC137402461 gene encoding putative carbonic anhydrase 2, whose translation is MVKKKFEVKRPRQREEGRTKGRGDDKGKRGDKGKRGRQREEGRQREEGTTKGRGETKGRGDDKGKRGGQREEGTTKGRGETKGRGDDKGKRGGQREEGTTKGRGETKGRGDDKGKRGDKGKRGGQREEGTTKGRGETKGRGEDEGKRGGQRWMTKEGGQRMVKKKI